A genomic stretch from Mesomycoplasma neurolyticum includes:
- the nrdF gene encoding class 1b ribonucleoside-diphosphate reductase subunit beta → MKNKKTNYFNDSVSPLEFVLNGMKGKMRSVNWNYLNDDKDLEIWNRITQNFWLPEKIPVSNDIETWRNLSPVWQKVITRTFTGLTLLDTIQATIGDVAQVQHSLTDHEQVIYTNFAFMVAVHARSYGTIFSTLCSTEQINEAHEWVINTSSLQERAKILIPYYTGDDPLKSKVAAALMPGFLLYGGFYLPFYLSSRMQLPNTSDIIRLILRDKVIHNYYSGYKYQQKVQKLPVEKQEEMKKFVFDLLYKLIDLEKKYLNELYSEIGLADDAIRFSVYNAGKFLQNLGYDSPFSLEETRIEPEIFNQLSARADENHDFFSGNGSSYIMGVSEETEDEDWEF, encoded by the coding sequence ATGAAAAATAAAAAAACTAATTATTTTAATGATTCTGTTTCGCCTTTAGAGTTTGTTTTAAATGGAATGAAAGGGAAAATGCGTTCAGTTAATTGAAACTATCTAAATGATGATAAAGATTTAGAAATTTGAAATAGAATTACTCAAAATTTTTGATTACCTGAAAAAATTCCTGTTTCTAATGATATAGAAACATGAAGAAATCTCTCTCCTGTGTGGCAAAAAGTTATTACTAGAACATTTACAGGTTTGACTTTGTTAGACACTATTCAAGCAACAATTGGTGATGTTGCACAAGTTCAACATTCACTTACAGACCATGAACAAGTTATATACACTAATTTTGCTTTTATGGTTGCAGTTCATGCTCGTTCATATGGAACAATTTTTTCAACACTTTGTTCAACTGAACAAATTAATGAAGCGCATGAATGAGTAATTAATACTTCTAGTTTGCAAGAAAGAGCTAAGATTTTAATCCCTTATTATACAGGTGATGATCCATTAAAATCTAAAGTTGCAGCAGCATTAATGCCAGGTTTTTTATTGTATGGAGGATTTTATTTACCATTTTATCTTTCTTCAAGAATGCAACTACCAAACACTTCTGATATAATTCGTTTAATTTTACGTGATAAAGTTATTCATAATTATTACTCAGGGTATAAATATCAACAAAAAGTGCAAAAACTTCCTGTAGAAAAACAAGAAGAAATGAAAAAATTTGTTTTTGATTTATTATATAAATTAATAGATCTAGAGAAAAAATATCTTAATGAATTATATTCAGAAATTGGTTTAGCTGATGATGCAATTCGTTTTAGTGTTTACAATGCAGGAAAATTTTTACAAAATTTAGGATATGATTCACCTTTTAGTTTAGAAGAAACAAGGATTGAGCCAGAAATTTTTAACCAGTTATCTGCGAGAGCTGATGAAAATCATGATTTCTTTTCGGGTAATGGTTCATCATATATAATGGGTGTTAGTGAAGAAACTGAAGATGAAGATTGAGAGTTTTAG
- the nrdI gene encoding class Ib ribonucleoside-diphosphate reductase assembly flavoprotein NrdI translates to MHDDVVKIDEKLVIKPKGEIFLVYFSSTSNNTHRFIQKLNLKNARIPYEMSEILEVNQDYVLFVPTYSGGGDIKQGAVPKQVIKFLNKKENRSFCRGVIASGNTNFGDTFAIAGPIISKKLQVPLLYQFELLGTNEDVENVKKILEKFWN, encoded by the coding sequence ATGCATGATGATGTAGTTAAAATTGATGAAAAATTAGTTATTAAACCAAAGGGTGAAATATTTTTAGTTTATTTTTCTTCTACTTCTAATAATACACACCGTTTTATACAAAAATTAAATTTAAAAAACGCTAGAATTCCTTATGAAATGTCAGAAATTTTAGAAGTAAATCAAGATTATGTTCTTTTTGTGCCAACATATAGTGGTGGTGGTGATATAAAACAAGGTGCTGTCCCTAAACAAGTAATTAAATTTTTAAATAAAAAAGAAAATAGAAGTTTTTGTCGTGGTGTCATAGCTTCAGGGAACACAAATTTCGGTGATACATTTGCTATTGCTGGACCTATTATATCTAAAAAACTACAAGTTCCATTGTTATATCAATTTGAATTATTAGGTACAAATGAAGATGTAGAAAATGTTAAAAAAATATTAGAAAAATTTTGGAATTAA
- a CDS encoding Mbov_0399 family ICE element protein — protein MKNNSFLFKIINKFNIWFFLFLSIFSFISYKSINEKSEIVYKQDIIINNKKSFETKEWDVGEILNYDEKNRKFSSENSQKFPFTILDDGISQNKKEALHQYWHTSGNVYGFINWYNYLTDNWYGANINIANGLEGWYNNKKQQYLGSNNKPEGLNYDDGYFAIQKTTNSINLLDESINKLKFYFGLEKNNLDASETQFSKYGKYGKDLSNFIFEELFNWRKNEINKFKQEQHKLKEFYLKNLEIQFNFYIKTNNKNYYDFYPFELDTKITKIRAKLSFDYHIKYDEFQPKKYNLLKNIKKFQDIFLEKIIKNNEISIYSDLGSDFNLAPMDINNSYGYKNNVTYLDEKLNNFLIENKKIINDDFNLKYKIQNIDKIDKLDFYIEYYDIITNSNQWIKINDSPITIKYIKTEKFKNLDIYKRLLIIPGFFLDQKKLDSLDLQKDIPIRMENDRDIGYDYGGTWIYNAPVKIAFQSTFKEDEILLINNKKIDVLNQNFFIDIGFNDENNLKNEYKIELVKFKKNLKTNENKEIFRWTKIIKILKDELNLNIKWFAWDPENNREQRKLIEPFVIIKNEELLDKNGEKIPNPDFDPNIDKNNGTKSEIVWINFLKDNDLLPNNTRFLQDPIDENENLNYIAFNKKIGFIAEAYVIKKGINLSINNKYESFKIFKIAKNNEQFELISDETLELTKKGKEANFIFNDNEYFSHEGLWLFSYRTKNSLNKYKLVYITKEDNKKNFNNFFPNNDIINLWESIPGKHLSNYLNEKFKINETFLKQLTYDEIINYWKMYVSNTTTSIPNNYINFNIISPKIDLQKSNNFTSKINFDDFNPNEEEKNEFLSDFKWKEKIKFKIEINEHFSNVLKFTFDLKDNVFNSQYKINKPVHLINVIWKKDRLQKYENINKNEKKEIIPKFNDEKIIDIISKSKNKQQFLNLINEKIFSFLNFEKTTYKTIFLENNIIFNFSVIPDFYNSFYIKPESQILILEIPYYLNNELNKKINIFENFQFNVLDLKGLIDKNKIKNQIQKFLKENIQKEFVYNEDYEIENFDEKVEEISNLTKKPNSWIILKLKTKNNSPKNINGSKILKIFNTYKSKISIDKIIDLSLIKIPDLVIDSEETTESITLLIEKHILSNLKSFNLNLQNEISVIDYFNKIKVLFSNKNKWIVFEIIGNFQNFINKITFKIMYKNNGENALFDLSNLNLEINLECENFNCAYKEILKQITKYLDGFSLKKDYDYVVEKIDDQNYLKLIIDRVGENVLKLKINSINNKKTLNHFYVIVKNIIKNQDIETIKKNWLIEQRKISANNFNFLWLIPVIFFAFIILIILILKIYNLYFRYK, from the coding sequence ATGAAAAACAACAGTTTTTTGTTTAAAATAATAAATAAATTTAATATTTGATTTTTTCTTTTTTTATCAATATTTAGTTTTATTTCATATAAAAGTATTAATGAAAAATCTGAAATTGTTTATAAACAAGACATAATTATAAATAATAAAAAAAGTTTTGAAACAAAAGAGTGAGATGTTGGTGAAATTTTAAATTATGATGAAAAAAATAGAAAATTTTCTTCAGAAAATTCACAAAAATTTCCTTTTACAATTTTAGATGATGGTATTTCACAAAATAAAAAAGAAGCTTTGCACCAGTATTGACATACAAGTGGTAATGTTTATGGTTTTATAAATTGATATAATTATCTAACTGACAATTGATATGGTGCTAATATAAATATAGCGAATGGTTTGGAAGGTTGGTATAACAATAAAAAACAACAATATCTAGGTTCTAATAATAAACCTGAAGGATTAAATTATGATGATGGCTATTTCGCAATACAAAAAACAACTAATTCAATCAATTTATTAGATGAATCAATTAACAAGTTAAAATTTTATTTTGGTTTAGAAAAAAATAATTTAGATGCAAGTGAAACCCAATTTTCTAAATATGGGAAATATGGGAAAGATTTATCAAATTTTATTTTTGAAGAATTGTTTAATTGAAGAAAAAATGAAATTAATAAATTTAAACAAGAACAACATAAATTAAAAGAATTTTATCTAAAAAATCTAGAAATTCAATTCAATTTTTACATTAAAACAAATAACAAAAATTATTATGATTTTTACCCTTTTGAGTTAGATACTAAAATAACTAAAATTAGAGCAAAGCTTTCATTTGATTATCACATTAAATATGATGAATTCCAGCCTAAAAAATATAATTTATTAAAAAATATTAAAAAGTTTCAAGACATTTTTTTAGAAAAAATTATAAAAAATAATGAAATATCTATTTATTCAGATTTAGGTTCAGATTTTAATCTTGCTCCAATGGACATAAATAATAGTTATGGTTATAAAAATAATGTTACATATCTTGATGAAAAACTAAATAATTTTTTAATTGAAAATAAAAAAATTATCAATGATGATTTTAATTTAAAATATAAAATTCAAAACATAGATAAAATAGATAAATTAGATTTTTATATTGAATATTATGACATCATAACTAATAGTAATCAATGAATTAAAATAAATGATTCTCCTATTACCATTAAATATATTAAAACTGAAAAATTTAAAAATTTAGATATATATAAAAGACTTTTAATTATACCTGGATTTTTTTTAGATCAAAAAAAACTAGATTCATTAGATTTACAAAAAGATATTCCTATTAGAATGGAAAATGATCGAGATATAGGTTATGATTATGGTGGTACTTGAATATACAACGCACCAGTAAAAATTGCATTTCAATCAACTTTTAAAGAAGATGAAATACTTTTAATTAATAATAAAAAAATAGATGTTTTAAATCAAAATTTTTTCATTGATATAGGTTTTAATGATGAAAACAATTTAAAAAATGAATACAAAATTGAATTAGTTAAATTTAAAAAAAATTTAAAAACTAATGAAAATAAAGAAATTTTTAGATGAACTAAAATTATAAAAATATTAAAAGATGAATTGAATTTAAATATAAAATGATTTGCATGAGACCCAGAAAATAATAGAGAACAAAGAAAATTAATTGAACCATTTGTTATTATAAAAAATGAAGAATTATTAGACAAAAATGGTGAAAAAATCCCCAATCCTGATTTTGATCCAAATATTGATAAAAATAATGGAACTAAAAGCGAAATTGTATGAATAAATTTTTTAAAAGATAATGATTTATTACCAAATAATACCCGTTTTTTACAAGACCCTATTGATGAAAATGAAAATTTAAATTATATAGCTTTTAATAAAAAAATAGGTTTTATTGCAGAAGCTTATGTTATAAAAAAAGGTATAAATCTATCAATAAATAATAAATATGAATCATTTAAAATTTTTAAAATTGCTAAAAATAATGAGCAATTTGAATTAATCAGTGATGAGACATTAGAATTAACAAAAAAAGGTAAAGAAGCAAATTTTATTTTTAATGATAATGAATATTTTTCACATGAAGGTTTGTGGCTTTTTAGTTATAGAACTAAAAATTCATTGAATAAATATAAATTAGTTTATATTACAAAAGAAGACAATAAAAAAAATTTTAATAATTTTTTTCCAAATAATGACATTATAAATTTGTGAGAATCTATCCCTGGTAAACATTTATCAAATTATTTAAATGAAAAATTTAAGATTAATGAAACATTTTTAAAACAATTAACATATGATGAAATAATAAACTATTGAAAAATGTATGTTTCAAATACAACTACTTCAATACCAAATAATTATATTAATTTTAATATTATTTCGCCAAAAATTGATCTACAAAAATCAAATAATTTTACATCTAAAATTAATTTTGATGATTTTAACCCAAACGAAGAAGAAAAAAATGAATTTTTGTCTGATTTTAAATGAAAAGAAAAAATAAAATTTAAAATTGAAATAAATGAACATTTTTCAAATGTTTTAAAATTTACTTTTGATTTAAAAGACAATGTTTTTAATTCACAATATAAAATAAATAAACCTGTGCATTTAATAAATGTTATCTGAAAAAAAGATAGGCTACAAAAATATGAAAATATTAATAAAAATGAAAAAAAGGAAATAATTCCTAAATTTAATGATGAAAAAATTATAGATATAATTTCCAAATCTAAAAATAAACAACAATTTTTGAATTTGATAAATGAAAAAATTTTCTCTTTTCTAAATTTTGAAAAAACAACTTATAAAACTATTTTTTTAGAAAATAATATTATTTTTAATTTTTCTGTAATTCCAGATTTTTATAATTCATTTTATATAAAACCTGAGTCACAAATTTTAATTTTAGAAATACCTTATTATTTAAATAATGAATTAAACAAAAAAATAAATATTTTTGAAAATTTTCAATTTAATGTTTTAGATTTAAAAGGTTTAATTGATAAAAACAAAATAAAAAACCAAATTCAAAAATTTTTAAAAGAAAATATACAAAAAGAATTTGTTTATAATGAAGATTATGAAATAGAAAATTTTGATGAAAAAGTTGAAGAAATATCAAATTTAACAAAAAAACCAAATTCTTGAATTATTTTAAAACTAAAAACCAAAAATAATTCACCCAAGAATATAAATGGTTCAAAAATTTTAAAAATTTTTAACACATATAAATCTAAAATCAGCATTGATAAAATAATAGATTTGTCATTAATAAAAATTCCTGATTTAGTAATAGATAGCGAGGAAACAACTGAAAGTATCACTTTGTTAATTGAAAAACATATTTTAAGTAATTTAAAATCATTTAATTTAAATTTGCAAAACGAAATTAGTGTTATAGATTATTTTAATAAAATAAAAGTGCTATTTTCAAATAAAAATAAATGAATTGTTTTTGAAATTATAGGAAATTTTCAAAATTTTATAAACAAAATAACTTTTAAAATAATGTATAAAAATAATGGTGAAAATGCTTTATTTGATCTTTCTAATTTAAATTTAGAAATAAATTTAGAATGTGAAAATTTTAATTGTGCTTATAAAGAAATTTTAAAACAAATAACAAAATATTTAGATGGTTTTTCACTAAAAAAAGACTATGATTATGTAGTTGAAAAAATTGATGACCAAAATTATTTAAAGTTAATTATTGATAGAGTAGGTGAAAATGTTTTAAAATTAAAAATCAATTCTATAAATAATAAAAAAACTCTTAATCATTTTTATGTTATTGTTAAAAATATAATAAAAAATCAAGATATTGAAACAATTAAAAAAAATTGATTAATAGAACAAAGAAAAATATCAGCAAATAACTTTAATTTTTTGTGGCTAATTCCTGTAATATTTTTTGCATTTATTATATTAATAATTTTAATTTTAAAAATTTATAATCTTTATTTTAGATATAAATAG
- a CDS encoding HAD family hydrolase, whose protein sequence is MKNMIAFSDVDGTIYGKDYKYSKELQQSILDFQKKGGYFVIATGNPPFSRIQKLATELNVRYLITSNGATIFDNIEKKYIYKNLIDKSTQQKVFEIAKKHKTQLNCWNEENFYTYNRWKEHSKSYNYSLLDVSVIKEYNENVNNLVKMELFGDKESILNSYNELKKMNVTIAFMRDEHLEITMPNTSKGIALKWFVENHFNDSIENVMSIGDSPNDWSMLEITGFSYAVENASEKTKEKAKFYTSRYDQNGVSMALLDYMDRFNSKKLS, encoded by the coding sequence ATGAAAAATATGATAGCGTTTTCTGATGTAGATGGAACAATTTATGGTAAAGACTATAAATATAGTAAAGAGTTACAACAAAGTATATTAGATTTTCAAAAAAAAGGCGGTTATTTTGTAATTGCAACAGGTAATCCACCATTTAGTAGAATTCAAAAATTAGCAACTGAATTGAATGTCAGATATTTGATAACTTCAAATGGAGCAACAATTTTTGATAATATAGAAAAAAAATATATATATAAAAATCTAATAGATAAATCAACACAACAAAAAGTTTTTGAAATTGCCAAAAAGCATAAAACACAATTAAATTGCTGAAATGAAGAAAATTTTTATACTTACAACCGTTGAAAAGAACATTCTAAAAGTTATAATTACTCACTTTTAGATGTATCAGTAATAAAAGAATATAATGAAAATGTAAATAACTTAGTTAAAATGGAATTATTTGGTGATAAAGAAAGTATTTTGAATTCATACAATGAATTAAAAAAAATGAATGTTACAATAGCTTTTATGCGCGATGAACATTTAGAAATTACAATGCCCAACACATCTAAAGGTATAGCATTGAAATGATTTGTTGAAAATCATTTCAATGATTCAATTGAAAATGTTATGTCTATAGGCGATAGTCCTAATGATTGATCAATGCTAGAAATAACAGGATTTTCTTATGCTGTAGAAAATGCAAGTGAAAAAACTAAAGAAAAAGCAAAATTTTATACTTCTCGTTACGACCAAAATGGTGTGAGTATGGCATTATTAGATTACATGGACCGATTTAATTCCAAAAAATTAAGTTAA